Proteins found in one Triticum aestivum cultivar Chinese Spring chromosome 4D, IWGSC CS RefSeq v2.1, whole genome shotgun sequence genomic segment:
- the LOC123096553 gene encoding non-specific lipid transfer protein GPI-anchored 15: MSKAQKCRVHPSFPTNTVTSLGKAVAVHPAKCKLLHFWTLDRAVDLPVATEPPVARPTKHPSTYKLNHEPTARRHVHRPTAQCITKPGQFTPIIIHPPMARRRSGGISFSPALSLGLAVLAVTWAASTAQQQQQQPPAVPTVSVPSCPPVQASLSPCVSYFIGNSSSPSDACCVQMRALFQSQAPCLCAAVSAVPAQLGSVVGGLLPTACNLPPNACSAVTGTSGSAPAGGAAAPSSSGTPTDAAAAAPATGPADANPAGTPSGGGVKSVPGTVDSAAECKGTSAAVAVLLAMAASFLAASVF; the protein is encoded by the exons ATGTCGAAAGCTCAAAAA TGTCGAGTTCATCCGAGTTTTCCCACCAACACGGTAACATCTCTGGGAAAAGCAGTGGCAGTGCACCCTGCAAAGTGCAAGCTACTCCACTTTTGGACGTTAGATAGGGCAGTCGATCTGCCCGTCGCTACCGAGCCACCGGTCGCTCGTCCAACAAAGCATCCGAGCACCTATAAATTGAACCACGAGCCCACGGCACGACGGCACGTCCACCGGCCGACCGCACAGTGCATCACAAAGCCCGGCCAGTTCACCCCGATCATCATCCACCCACCAATGGCTCGACGCCGGAGCGGCGGCATCTCGTTCTCGCCCGCGCTGAGCCTGGGGCTCGCCGTGCTGGCCGTCACATGGGCGGCGTCCacggcacagcagcagcagcagcagccgccggcCGTGCCGACCGTGAGCGTGCCGAGCTGCCCGCCGGTGCAGGCCTCGCTGTCACCGTGCGTGAGCTACTTCATCGGCAACTCCTCGTCGCCGTCCGACGCGTGCTGCGTCCAGATGCGGGCCCTGTTCCAGTCGCAGGCGCCCTGCCTCTGCGCCGCCGTGTCCGCCGTGCCCGCCCAGCTCGGGTCCGTGGTCGGCGGCCTGCTCCCCACCGCGTGCAACCTGCCCCCCAACGCCTGCTCTG cCGTGACAGGGACCTCGGGCTCTGCTCCGGCCGGTGGCGCAGCGGCGCCGTCGTCGTCGGGGACGCCTACTGATGCTGCTGCGGCTGCGCCGGCGACCGGTCCCGCTGATGCGAACCCGGCTGGCACGCCTTCCGGTGGTGGGGTGAAGTCGGTTCCGGGGACGGTTGATTCGGCCGCCGAGTGCAAGGGGACCTCTGCTGCCGTCGCGGTCCTCCTGGCCATGGCTGCCTCGTTCCTAGCTGCTTCTGTTTTCTGA